The following DNA comes from Anopheles coustani chromosome 2, idAnoCousDA_361_x.2, whole genome shotgun sequence.
AGAAACGGAATTTGGGTGGGTTGTAAGTGGCACAGCCCCGATCGCAGAGCAGTCGCTGTCAGTGGTGTGTTCAGTTGCCATACACACCAATGAGCTGACTACGATGATGAGAAAATTCTTCGCAATAGAAGACGTAGGCAGTTTCCCTAGCTGGAGTATCGAGGAAAGAGCCTGTGAGGACCACTACGCGGCCACTACAAGCAGAGACCAAGCCGGCCGATATGTCGTCCGACTTCCGAGAAAGTCTGACATGATCGGGAAACTAGAGAGACGTATGCAGCGAGaacccgaaacaaaaaaggcgtACGTGGAGTTTATGGCCGAATACCTCCGCTTAGGCCACATGACAAAGGTGGCAGCAGCAGTTGATAGTCAGACAACGTTCTACCTCCCACATCATCCTGTTTTTAAAGCCGACAGCACCACCACGAAGTGTCGGGTTGTGTTCGATGCATCAAGCAAGTCATCGACAGGAGTGTCGTTGAACGATACGCTGATGATCGGACCAACAATTCAACAAGATGCTACATCGATCCTGATGCGATTCAGAACTCATCAAATTGCCCTGACAGGAGATGTGGCAAAAATGTACCGGCAAGTATGGGTACATCCCAGCGATCGCGCCCTGCAGCGGATTCTGTGGCGAGCTTCGCCCCATGATCCCATCGAAGAATATGAGTTGAATACTGTGACGTATGGAACCGCTTCTGCACCATTCCTTGCGGTGAGATCTCTGCAACAAACAGTATTGGATCATGGGAGTGAGTTTCCAATAGCAGCGGCTCGGTTCTCTGACTTTTACGTGGATGACTTTGTGTCTGGAGCTGATTCACCCGAGGCTGCTCAAACTTTGCAACAGCAAACCGAACAACTGTTTGCCAAGGGTGGATTTGAGCTGCGGAAATGGGCATCAAACGAGGAAGCAGTGTTGCATCATGTGGCCCAACAAAGCCGAGCATCCAGCCCATATTCACAACATCAGCATTCCGAGAGTCGCCATTAGATCTTTAGTGACCACCATCCAATACCACGTCTTTTGCGATGCTTCGGAGAAAGGATATGGAGCATGCTGCTACATCCGTAGTTGCGATGCCCAGGGACATCGCACAATGGAGCTCTTCGCCTCAAAAACCAAGGTGACGCCCCTCAATAGCAAGCACTCTATCGCTCGGCTTGAACTGTGCGCAGCTCAGTTGGCCAGCTTGCTATTCGACCGAGTAAGAACTGCGGTAAACCCAGAATCTCTGGCAGTCTTCTGGACAGACTGTGGTACATTGGCTACGAGCATCACCGAACTCCTGGAAGCCATATGTTGCGAACCGGGTATCGCAGGTGCAACAACTAACGGAGGGTTGCACGTGGCGTCACATCGCAGGAGTCGACAATCCTGCTGACCTTGCTTCCCGAGGATGTTTGGGCAAAGATCTCCTCTCCAGTACCCTATGGTGGCAGGGTCCTTCCTGGATGAGCCTGCCAGAAGATCAATGGCCTTCACCGCTGCTTGCGACACCAGATCCTTCAGTGCAAGCAGAGCAACTGGGAGCTGACGGAATCATCCGGGTTGGAGGACGTTTATCCAACTCACCGCTAGTGGAGGATGTTAAGCATCCACTAGTTGTTCCTGCCAGCTATCCATTCGCTCGTCTGCTgatggaacatttccataaacACTTACTTCATGCGGGACCAACTCTGATGCTAAACACGTGCAGACAACGCTTCTGGATCACAAGTGGCCGAAATCTCACCCGGAAGGTATTCCACCAGTGCCACACCTGCTTCCGCGCCCGACCATCATCGTCAGCAACTATAATAGCTGACCTGCCGGCTGTCCGAGTAACACCGGCCCTTCCTTTTTCGATCACCGGGGTTGCCTACTGTGGTGCAGTGTTCCTGAAAGGTGGCCATCGACGGGCGGCGCCCGTGAAGGCATACGTCGCCATATTTGTATGCTTCACCACCCGTGCCGTACACATCGAGCTGGTGTCaaacctgacaacgga
Coding sequences within:
- the LOC131264535 gene encoding uncharacterized protein LOC131264535, encoding MDANTRKAWELTLQHGEFPDLFRTFDYITRQCEVLKSCAAGSTDKPFRPKPAPTKAFTSTVTPSPTATCVMCHDNHTLSKCADFIALSLPAKRDKLRSWKRCFNSFGAGHLNKRCPSKWTCRRCQQKHHTLLHDEGTSAAIEIRHEQPASAAEHRTATISLHTVIPSIVLLSTVLLYITDSAGMMHAARALLDSGAQSNFITGRLEQFLNLPRKSVSIPLSGIGGSQATNVKSSVRATIQSRCSSFSTSLEMLVLPKLSADVPAHRINHSQWMIPAACVLADPTFHKPGGIDLILGAACFYELLKTVRISLGEGMPSLQETEFGWVVSGTAPIAEQSLSVVCSVAIHTNELTTMMRKFFAIEDVGSFPSWSIEERACEDHYAATTSRDQAGRYVVRLPRKSDMIGKLERRMQREPETKKAYVEFMAEYLRLGHMTKVAAAVDSQTTFYLPHHPVFKADSTTTKCRVVFDASSKSSTGVSLNDTLMIGPTIQQDATSILMRFRTHQIALTGDVAKMYRQVWVHPSDRALQRILWRASPHDPIEEYELNTVTYGTASAPFLAVRSLQQTVLDHGSEFPIAAARFSDFYVDDFVSGADSPEAAQTLQQQTEQLFAKGGFELRKWASNEEAVLHHVAQQSRASSPYSQHQHSESRH
- the LOC131264536 gene encoding uncharacterized protein LOC131264536; its protein translation is MELFASKTKVTPLNSKHSIARLELCAAQLASLLFDRTVVHWLRASPNSWKPYVANRVSQVQQLTEGCTWRHIAGVDNPADLASRGCLGKDLLSSTLWWQGPSWMSLPEDQWPSPLLATPDPSVQAEQLGADGIIRVGGRLSNSPLVEDVKHPLVVPASYPFARLLMEHFHKHLLHAGPTLMLNTCRQRFWITSGRNLTRKVFHQCHTCFRARPSSSATIIADLPAVRVTPALPFSITGVAYCGAVFLKGGHRRAAPVKAYVAIFVCFTTRAVHIELVSNLTTEAFLAALRRFVSRRGLPLEFHSENATNFKGAANKLNELYKLLRTTEHQQSIQTWTLERKISWKFIPPRAPHFGGLWEAAVKTMKYHLVRVLGTTTLSFEDMSTLLDEIECCVNSRPITSMSDDPHDMTAFTPGHFLVGTNLQLIPDHCLLYEAENRLNHWRHVQQLRQHFWNRWQKEYLQQLQARSKWTKDGTTTVTPGTLVIIKEDNVPSSCWPLARVTEEHPGKDGKARVFTLRTKFSQS